A genomic stretch from Sphingobacterium sp. ML3W includes:
- a CDS encoding histidine kinase, which yields MKNKLSLSVKSRLIGIICISVFIGYLALQYLLMLRSGFDSELAFKDSLINSAVMMFCCYGMSSALNFYTPQPREIWKVLIIGLIMAAISTGLSRFIMSYFIQPNFISLLDLTLPFRGIVNFLILTSVAIINIVWNIQEDNINNIKRKQESENLLREAELYNLRQQLQPHFLFNSLNSIIALIGANPDEARNMTFQLSDFLRGTMRKENNQIITLEEELDHLQLYLDIEKVRFGHRLNTSISSSEEIFSNKLPAMIIQPLVENAIKHGLYNITDQVEIQIKCTSNEGQLLIQITNPFDVEEQSSPKKGTGFGLSSIQRRLYLLYGRNDLMETQIQDNIFTSTLKIPQYD from the coding sequence ATGAAAAACAAGCTGTCTCTCAGTGTTAAAAGTCGATTAATAGGCATTATTTGTATATCCGTATTTATCGGATATCTTGCATTACAATATTTACTGATGCTACGTTCAGGATTTGATTCCGAGCTGGCATTTAAAGATTCATTGATCAATAGTGCTGTGATGATGTTTTGCTGCTATGGCATGTCCTCTGCGTTAAACTTCTACACACCACAACCCCGCGAGATATGGAAGGTGCTGATTATAGGCCTGATTATGGCCGCCATTAGTACTGGGCTGAGCCGTTTTATAATGAGCTATTTTATTCAGCCCAACTTTATCTCGCTACTGGATTTAACATTACCATTTCGTGGTATCGTTAACTTCCTTATCCTCACTTCTGTTGCTATTATCAATATCGTCTGGAATATCCAGGAAGATAATATCAATAACATCAAACGGAAACAAGAGTCCGAAAATCTGCTTCGCGAGGCGGAGCTCTATAATTTACGGCAGCAGCTGCAGCCACACTTTTTATTTAACAGCTTAAATTCGATCATCGCTCTAATTGGCGCGAATCCGGATGAAGCGCGTAATATGACATTTCAACTATCTGATTTTTTACGAGGCACGATGAGAAAGGAAAACAATCAGATTATCACACTGGAAGAAGAACTGGACCATCTACAACTTTATCTTGATATTGAAAAAGTACGTTTTGGCCATCGTCTGAACACTTCCATCTCCTCCTCTGAGGAGATATTTAGTAATAAATTGCCAGCAATGATCATCCAGCCTTTGGTAGAGAATGCCATTAAGCATGGACTGTACAATATAACCGACCAAGTCGAAATACAAATTAAATGCACCTCGAATGAGGGACAACTCCTAATTCAAATTACCAATCCATTTGATGTCGAGGAGCAATCAAGTCCTAAAAAAGGTACCGGATTTGGGCTTTCCAGTATTCAACGCAGATTATATCTTTTATATGGAAGAAATGATCTTATGGAGACACAGATTCAGGACAATATATTTACTAGCACCCTAAAAATACCTCAATATGATTAA
- the obgE gene encoding GTPase ObgE, with translation MAQGSNFVDYVKVCCRSGHGGAGSAHLHRDKHTATGGPDGGDGGRGGHIILKGTTNIWTLLHLKYRKHIIASNGESGGSSLRTGATGHDEILEVPLGTIAKDAETGEVLFDITEDGETKILVPGGKGGLGNWHFKSPTKQTPRFSQPGMPGKEQWMILELKVLADVGLVGFPNAGKSTLLSVVSAAKPEIANYPFTTLVPNLGMVSYRDNRSFVMADIPGIIEGASEGKGLGYRFLRHIERNSVLLFMVPADTDRTIAEEYGILLNELTAYNPELADKPKLLAITKSDMLDDELEKEMEQQLPEGLPYIFISSVSGKNILPLKDMIWKAINS, from the coding sequence ATGGCGCAAGGATCGAATTTTGTTGATTATGTGAAAGTGTGTTGTCGTTCGGGACATGGTGGGGCAGGTTCGGCTCATTTGCATCGTGACAAGCACACAGCTACGGGAGGACCTGATGGTGGTGATGGCGGCCGTGGAGGACATATTATCCTAAAAGGAACGACTAATATTTGGACATTACTCCATCTAAAGTACCGCAAACATATCATTGCCTCCAATGGTGAATCTGGTGGTAGTTCGCTACGGACAGGTGCCACTGGTCATGATGAAATATTGGAGGTGCCGTTGGGTACCATTGCCAAGGATGCAGAGACCGGTGAGGTGTTGTTTGATATTACCGAAGATGGTGAGACGAAGATCTTGGTTCCGGGAGGAAAGGGTGGTTTAGGTAACTGGCATTTTAAGTCGCCTACAAAACAGACACCTCGATTTTCGCAACCGGGGATGCCAGGCAAAGAGCAATGGATGATTCTCGAACTTAAGGTGCTAGCAGACGTTGGTCTGGTAGGTTTTCCCAATGCAGGTAAATCAACCTTGTTGTCTGTAGTCTCGGCAGCAAAACCTGAAATTGCTAATTATCCATTTACCACATTGGTGCCTAATCTCGGTATGGTGAGTTATCGTGATAACCGCTCGTTTGTGATGGCCGATATTCCGGGGATCATTGAGGGTGCTTCGGAAGGGAAGGGACTCGGTTATCGTTTCTTAAGACACATTGAACGCAATTCAGTATTGTTATTTATGGTGCCTGCTGATACAGACCGCACGATAGCGGAAGAGTATGGTATTTTACTGAATGAATTGACAGCATATAATCCCGAGCTAGCGGATAAACCCAAGTTATTGGCGATTACAAAATCTGATATGCTTGATGATGAACTTGAGAAGGAAATGGAACAGCAGCTTCCTGAGGGGCTTCCGTATATTTTCATCTCATCTGTCAGCGGTAAAAATATTCTGCCATTGAAAGATATGATCTGGAAAGCAATAAACTCTTAA
- a CDS encoding DUF5668 domain-containing protein has translation MEKEPIIPNSNNSRNIVGAIVIIVGIFLLLNNLNLGDWFPDWLFSWPTILIIIGLVIGVNSQFQKKSAIILLIIGGASLISRMMRTDFGSVTVPIIIISLGIYFIMSKRKPPMVPPAYPNPPQNPYDWDKRVNSPTDTPADATAPDAEAKPFNEQYGPSQQASPNAQAFGNKENSSFHQSFEDSLNLNTIFAGQKKVIYSKQFRGGNLTNVFGSIELDLTKADIQQAIVIDTFQLFGSARIIIPPHWTVFSNVASILGSVDDRRFQTIYNPDTDKKIYITGTCILGNLTIKNA, from the coding sequence ATGGAAAAAGAACCTATCATACCAAACAGCAATAACAGCCGCAATATCGTGGGGGCCATTGTCATCATCGTAGGTATATTCTTATTATTGAATAACCTGAATTTAGGAGACTGGTTTCCGGACTGGTTATTTAGCTGGCCAACAATATTGATCATTATTGGTTTAGTGATTGGCGTAAACTCTCAATTTCAGAAAAAATCGGCAATCATCTTATTGATTATCGGTGGTGCCAGCCTGATTTCCCGAATGATGCGTACGGACTTTGGATCAGTAACCGTCCCTATTATCATCATTTCGCTTGGGATTTATTTTATCATGAGTAAACGGAAACCGCCGATGGTTCCGCCTGCTTACCCTAATCCACCACAGAATCCTTACGATTGGGATAAGCGCGTCAATAGTCCTACAGATACTCCGGCGGACGCCACAGCCCCCGATGCAGAGGCAAAACCTTTTAACGAACAATACGGACCAAGCCAACAAGCCTCGCCTAACGCGCAGGCTTTTGGCAACAAAGAGAATAGTTCATTTCATCAGTCTTTTGAGGACAGCCTTAATCTGAATACGATTTTTGCAGGCCAAAAGAAAGTCATTTATTCCAAACAATTTAGAGGTGGCAATTTGACCAACGTCTTCGGAAGTATTGAATTGGATCTAACAAAGGCAGATATCCAACAGGCAATTGTCATCGATACATTTCAGTTATTTGGCAGCGCACGTATTATTATCCCACCACATTGGACGGTATTCAGCAATGTAGCCTCCATTTTAGGATCTGTCGATGACCGGAGATTTCAAACGATATACAATCCTGACACCGATAAAAAGATCTATATCACTGGAACATGTATATTGGGCAATTTAACGATAAAAAATGCTTAA
- a CDS encoding adenylate kinase → MLNLVIFGPPGAGKGTQSAKLIEKYQLIHISTGDIFRAHIKGQTPLGQQVSQIIAEGNLVPDSITIAMLEEEVKKNPEAKGFIFDGFPRTVAQAEALDAFLEGVNTSISVVIALDVNEDELKARIAKRREISGRSDDDADKLVKRIDEYFTKTIHVLPYYEAQGKLSKVDGIGDIDTIFKNLTDIIDNY, encoded by the coding sequence ATGCTAAACCTTGTAATATTTGGCCCTCCGGGTGCAGGTAAGGGAACTCAATCTGCAAAGCTTATTGAAAAATATCAATTGATTCATATTTCAACTGGTGATATTTTTAGAGCACATATTAAAGGTCAAACGCCACTTGGTCAACAAGTAAGCCAGATTATTGCTGAGGGAAATTTAGTGCCAGATTCGATTACGATAGCAATGCTGGAAGAGGAAGTGAAAAAGAACCCTGAAGCAAAAGGATTTATTTTTGACGGATTCCCACGTACTGTTGCTCAAGCTGAGGCATTGGATGCTTTTTTGGAAGGTGTCAACACGTCAATCTCAGTTGTAATCGCACTGGATGTAAATGAAGACGAACTGAAAGCGCGCATCGCTAAACGTAGAGAGATCTCTGGCCGTTCAGATGACGATGCTGATAAATTGGTAAAACGCATTGATGAATATTTTACAAAAACAATTCATGTGTTGCCTTATTACGAAGCACAAGGTAAATTGTCCAAGGTAGATGGTATTGGCGATATAGATACAATCTTCAAAAACCTAACGGATATTATCGATAATTATTAA
- a CDS encoding alpha/beta hydrolase: MSKRELKLSKIRIGDISISYYIRPSTTYPTPKTVLFIHGFPFNKNTWKQQLLDLDEEYTGIALDVRGHGLSTNGHGFFSVDVFAKDLVEFIRKLDLNHVVLCGISMGGYIALRTYELIGQQLAGLILCDTNSLADDNKGKQKRFDSIQALLKYGRRPFAIGFTENVFYEKTIRENPEAVELIKSCIRRNELSSICSTQLALASRTDTTHSLKTIIIPTLVIKGKHDKLMSEEQTSILIENIPDVRFMEFEESGHLPNLEEPEKFNRVLNEFLASI, from the coding sequence ATGAGCAAAAGAGAATTAAAACTCAGCAAAATCCGCATTGGAGATATCAGCATCTCCTATTATATCCGTCCTAGCACAACATACCCTACCCCTAAAACCGTGTTATTTATCCATGGGTTCCCTTTCAATAAAAATACCTGGAAACAACAATTGTTAGATCTTGACGAGGAATATACAGGGATTGCCCTAGATGTCAGAGGACATGGCCTCAGTACAAATGGACATGGTTTCTTTTCCGTCGATGTGTTTGCAAAAGATCTTGTTGAATTTATCCGGAAATTGGATCTCAATCATGTTGTGCTCTGCGGTATCTCCATGGGTGGTTATATCGCCTTGCGTACCTATGAGTTGATCGGCCAGCAGCTCGCCGGTTTGATTTTATGTGACACCAACTCCCTTGCTGATGATAATAAAGGCAAACAAAAACGATTTGATTCCATACAGGCATTGCTTAAATATGGCCGAAGACCGTTTGCTATCGGTTTTACGGAAAATGTATTCTATGAAAAAACAATCCGAGAAAACCCTGAAGCCGTTGAACTCATCAAGAGCTGTATCCGTAGAAATGAGCTTTCCAGTATATGTTCAACACAACTCGCCCTGGCTTCCCGGACAGACACGACACATTCCCTGAAAACGATTATTATCCCCACACTAGTCATTAAAGGCAAACACGATAAATTGATGAGCGAAGAGCAGACGAGCATTCTTATCGAAAATATCCCTGATGTTAGATTTATGGAATTTGAAGAATCAGGGCATCTGCCGAATCTTGAAGAACCCGAAAAGTTCAATAGGGTATTGAATGAATTTTTAGCCAGTATATAA
- a CDS encoding DUF3276 family protein, giving the protein MGDFENKEREEVFSKKVRAGKRTYFFDVKATRSNDYYITITESKKRFEDGQFIKHKIFLYKEDFEKFAEGLTDVVNYIKSNQEVIEKRYEPNFDDAYAEEADSRSKDDFSF; this is encoded by the coding sequence ATGGGAGATTTTGAAAACAAAGAGCGTGAAGAGGTTTTTTCAAAAAAGGTGAGAGCAGGTAAGCGAACTTATTTTTTTGATGTAAAAGCAACTCGATCGAACGATTACTACATTACTATCACAGAAAGCAAGAAACGCTTTGAGGATGGCCAGTTTATTAAGCATAAGATTTTCTTATACAAAGAAGATTTTGAGAAGTTTGCGGAGGGTTTGACAGATGTTGTAAATTACATTAAGTCTAACCAGGAAGTAATCGAAAAACGTTATGAGCCGAACTTTGACGATGCATACGCTGAAGAAGCCGATAGTCGTTCAAAAGATGATTTTTCGTTCTAA